From Hymenobacter sedentarius, a single genomic window includes:
- a CDS encoding tetratricopeptide repeat protein — translation MATSRSASHQLVVLAAALALVGGLYVLPKGIMKPKESRSELSSDAAKTANRDGGGPNTNGSKTEASSGPVPATATDNGGAHSDGDGHDHSASAPAAAPHTTASPAQRAELARLLAEYKAAPNAAAQSAAAITLARRYESVERFDSAGYYLEQVALASPSAQNWQRAADAYFQAFSFAASDERVKLLGGKSRELYAKVLQKEPGNLDAKTNLGMAYMASDNPVQGVTLLREVLATDPRNEKALYNMGILAVQSNQYEKAVKRFQDLVKVNPKNVNGQFYLGVTLARTGDKEGAKAAFLTAKSLSADPALAASVDEEIAKLK, via the coding sequence ATGGCTACATCCCGTTCTGCTTCTCATCAATTGGTCGTCCTCGCCGCTGCGCTTGCACTGGTCGGGGGCTTGTACGTGTTGCCCAAGGGCATCATGAAGCCAAAAGAAAGTCGGTCGGAGCTGAGCAGCGACGCTGCGAAAACGGCCAACCGTGACGGTGGCGGTCCTAACACCAACGGCTCCAAAACCGAGGCTTCTTCGGGACCGGTACCGGCTACGGCTACCGACAATGGCGGGGCCCACTCCGACGGCGACGGGCACGACCACAGTGCTTCAGCACCGGCGGCTGCCCCGCACACCACCGCCAGCCCCGCCCAGCGGGCGGAACTGGCGCGGTTGCTGGCGGAGTACAAAGCGGCGCCCAACGCGGCCGCCCAATCGGCGGCGGCCATCACGCTGGCCCGCCGCTACGAAAGCGTGGAGCGGTTTGACAGCGCCGGCTATTACCTGGAGCAGGTGGCTTTGGCTAGCCCAAGCGCTCAAAACTGGCAGCGGGCCGCCGATGCTTACTTCCAAGCGTTTAGTTTTGCGGCTTCCGACGAGCGGGTAAAACTGCTCGGTGGCAAGTCCCGGGAGCTTTACGCAAAAGTTTTGCAGAAGGAACCGGGCAACTTAGATGCTAAAACCAACCTCGGCATGGCCTACATGGCCTCCGATAACCCCGTGCAGGGTGTAACGCTCCTGCGCGAAGTGCTGGCTACCGACCCCCGCAATGAGAAAGCCCTCTACAACATGGGCATTCTAGCGGTGCAAAGCAACCAGTACGAGAAAGCCGTGAAACGCTTCCAGGACTTGGTGAAAGTCAATCCGAAGAACGTGAACGGCCAGTTTTACCTTGGCGTGACCTTGGCCCGCACCGGCGACAAGGAGGGCGCAAAGGCGGCTTTCCTCACCGCCAAAAGCCTCAGCGCCGACCCGGCCCTGGCCGCTTCGGTAGACGAAGAAATTGCCAAATTGAAATAG
- the gldD gene encoding gliding motility lipoprotein GldD produces MRTRHFFRLDYVIAILKKLPALVVALVLLASCSSAPDFTPKPKGYNRIDLPAHRYRMLPGNHPYTFEYSTQAVVKRDSSYMAQPHWINVYYPKLHANVQITYMDVQRDRRLYNKMMEDARKLTGKHEIKATAIDERILKTPSGIRASVFELQGEVPSQFQFYTTDSTKHFLRGALYFQTATANDSLAPVIEYVKTDMVRMLNTLRYK; encoded by the coding sequence ATGCGGACGCGCCACTTCTTTAGACTAGATTACGTGATTGCGATACTGAAAAAACTTCCTGCCTTGGTAGTAGCGCTGGTGCTGCTGGCGAGCTGCTCGTCGGCGCCCGATTTTACGCCCAAGCCCAAGGGCTACAACCGCATCGATTTGCCGGCGCACCGCTACCGCATGCTGCCAGGCAACCACCCGTATACTTTTGAGTACTCCACGCAAGCGGTGGTCAAGCGCGACTCGTCCTACATGGCCCAACCGCATTGGATTAACGTGTACTATCCCAAGCTGCACGCCAACGTGCAGATAACTTACATGGATGTGCAGCGCGACCGGCGCCTCTACAACAAGATGATGGAGGACGCCCGCAAGCTCACCGGCAAGCACGAAATCAAGGCCACGGCCATCGACGAGCGGATTCTGAAAACTCCGAGCGGCATTAGGGCCTCGGTGTTTGAGCTGCAGGGCGAGGTGCCCAGCCAGTTTCAGTTTTACACCACCGACAGCACCAAGCATTTCCTGCGCGGGGCCCTGTATTTCCAGACGGCCACGGCCAACGACTCCCTGGCCCCGGTGATTGAGTACGTGAAAACCGACATGGTTCGGATGCTTAACACGCTTAGATATAAATAG
- the recG gene encoding ATP-dependent DNA helicase RecG translates to MSNFFNTRLEFLRTVGSTQRAQLLGKELGLFTYGDLIQRYPFRYLDRTQVYNVADLHDDLPYVQVKGMLRGKELIGEGPKQRLTAKVGDGTGELELVWFKGVKWVQQYTKNNQEYIVFGKPTMFNGRPQMAHPELEEVTEAKPGQSFLQPVYNTSEKLKNYHRIDSKAIMRMVAELLKLAQSHVVESLSPALIEHYGLMSKAQALQQIHFPQSPELLAAAKFRLKFEELFYVQLKLLRQRDQRKVTLAGQIFNQVPTLVDFYKNHLAFDLTGAQKRVIHDIYKDFCAGQQMNRLLQGDVGSGKTIVAFIAMLMAADNGAQSCIMAPTEILADQHYTGLKVYADALGISIGKLTGSTRTAERRVLHEALRNGTMHMLVGTHALLEDVVQFRNLGLTIMDEQHRFGVAQRSKLWQKNPHVIPHVLVMTATPIPRTLAMTLYGDLDVSVIDELPAGRKPIVTVHRYDANRLKVFEFVRDQVKLGRQVYIVYPLIEESETMDYKDLTDGYESVSRAFPEFQISIVHGRMKAEEKDFEMQRFINKETQIMVATTVIEVGVNVPNASVMVIESAERFGLSQLHQLRGRVGRGADQSYCVLMTGFKLSKDARTRLETMVRTNNGFEIADIDLKLRGPGDLMGTQQSGVLDLLIADLAKDGRILSESRAAAQALLTEDPDLVNPDNGNIRRHIESLPASAVNWSRIS, encoded by the coding sequence ATGAGTAATTTCTTCAACACCCGGCTTGAGTTTTTGCGCACGGTGGGCAGCACCCAGCGGGCCCAATTGCTGGGCAAAGAGCTGGGCCTGTTTACCTACGGCGACCTAATTCAGCGCTACCCGTTCCGGTACTTGGACCGCACGCAGGTGTACAACGTGGCCGACCTGCACGACGACCTGCCTTACGTGCAGGTGAAAGGCATGCTGCGGGGCAAAGAACTAATAGGCGAAGGGCCCAAGCAACGCCTCACTGCAAAAGTGGGCGACGGCACTGGCGAGTTGGAGCTGGTGTGGTTTAAGGGCGTGAAGTGGGTGCAGCAGTACACCAAGAACAACCAGGAGTACATCGTCTTCGGCAAGCCGACGATGTTTAACGGCCGGCCCCAGATGGCTCACCCCGAGTTGGAGGAAGTAACGGAAGCCAAGCCCGGGCAAAGCTTTTTGCAGCCAGTCTATAACACATCGGAAAAGCTCAAGAACTACCACCGCATCGATAGCAAGGCCATTATGCGCATGGTGGCCGAGCTGCTCAAGCTGGCGCAGTCGCACGTCGTGGAGTCGCTCTCGCCGGCGCTCATTGAGCACTATGGGCTAATGAGCAAGGCCCAGGCCTTGCAGCAGATTCACTTTCCGCAGAGCCCGGAGCTGCTGGCGGCGGCCAAATTCCGGCTTAAGTTTGAGGAGCTGTTCTACGTGCAGCTCAAGCTGCTGCGCCAACGCGACCAGCGCAAGGTGACCTTGGCCGGGCAGATTTTCAATCAGGTGCCCACGCTGGTAGACTTCTACAAAAACCACCTCGCGTTTGACCTGACCGGGGCGCAGAAGCGCGTTATCCACGACATCTACAAGGACTTTTGCGCCGGCCAGCAGATGAACCGGCTGCTGCAAGGCGACGTAGGCTCTGGCAAAACCATTGTGGCCTTCATCGCCATGCTCATGGCCGCCGACAACGGCGCGCAGAGCTGCATTATGGCTCCCACCGAAATCCTGGCCGACCAGCATTACACCGGCCTGAAGGTGTACGCCGATGCCCTAGGCATCAGCATCGGCAAGCTCACGGGCAGCACGCGCACGGCCGAGCGGCGGGTGCTGCACGAGGCCCTGCGCAACGGCACCATGCACATGCTCGTGGGCACCCACGCCCTACTGGAGGATGTGGTGCAGTTCCGCAACTTAGGCCTGACCATAATGGACGAGCAGCACCGCTTTGGCGTGGCGCAGCGCTCGAAGCTGTGGCAGAAGAACCCGCACGTTATCCCGCACGTGCTGGTGATGACGGCCACGCCCATTCCGCGCACCCTGGCCATGACGCTGTACGGCGACCTCGACGTGAGCGTGATTGACGAGCTGCCCGCCGGCCGCAAACCCATTGTGACCGTACACCGCTACGACGCCAACCGCCTGAAGGTGTTTGAGTTCGTCCGCGACCAAGTGAAGCTGGGGCGGCAGGTTTACATCGTGTACCCGCTGATTGAAGAATCAGAAACGATGGATTACAAGGACCTGACCGATGGCTACGAAAGCGTGTCGCGGGCCTTCCCGGAGTTTCAAATCAGCATCGTGCACGGGCGCATGAAGGCCGAGGAAAAAGACTTCGAGATGCAGCGCTTCATCAACAAGGAAACCCAGATTATGGTGGCTACCACCGTGATTGAGGTGGGCGTGAACGTGCCCAACGCCTCGGTGATGGTGATAGAATCGGCCGAGCGGTTTGGCCTCTCGCAGCTGCACCAGCTGCGTGGGCGGGTAGGCCGCGGCGCCGACCAGAGCTACTGCGTCCTGATGACGGGCTTCAAGCTGAGCAAAGACGCCCGTACCCGCCTCGAAACGATGGTGCGCACCAACAACGGCTTTGAAATCGCCGACATCGACCTGAAACTGCGGGGGCCGGGCGACCTGATGGGCACCCAGCAGAGCGGCGTGCTCGATTTGCTGATTGCAGACCTCGCCAAAGACGGCCGCATTCTGAGCGAAAGCCGGGCCGCAGCCCAGGCTTTGCTAACAGAAGACCCCGACTTGGTAAACCCTGACAATGGGAACATCCGGCGCCACATCGAAAGCTTGCCGGCATCAGCCGTAAACTGGAGCAGGATTAGTTAA
- a CDS encoding Rne/Rng family ribonuclease translates to MSNELVINSTQEGERIALLQDKRLIEYHFDRNDTNYSVGDIFLGTVKKVMPGLNAAFVDIGYEKDAFLHYGDLGEQYNSFTKWVRTVQSGRATTAGLEKFTFEPPLDKVGKAESVFKKGQQIVVQVIKEPISTKGPRVSTDISMAGRYLVLMPFSNTISVSKKIVSKAERDRLKRLIASIKPNNFGVIIRTVAEGREVAELDKDMQDMVAKWEQLYTTLRTAKPNDKVLGELGRTSSMLRDMLNESFDSIMVDAPAMYEEMRDYLQKIAPDKLGLLKLHNSKIKIFEQTGIEKQLKTLFGKTVTVPGGGYLVIEHTEALHVIDVNSGSKSNQENDQEATALMINLLAAKEVARQLRLRDMGGIIVIDFIDMRSAESRKKVEDTVRDVMKLDKAKFTVLPITKFGLLQITRQRVRPAENIVTGEVCPTCGGTGKISASIQVTDDIDNSIDDLLVNQNQSGITLSVHPFLHAYYTKGLVSRQMKWYLKYYKWVKVVKDSSLGLTDYRIEDERGEEIQLRSSAAAMSRLQDREVEIVD, encoded by the coding sequence TTGAGTAATGAATTAGTGATTAATTCTACTCAGGAAGGCGAGCGGATTGCGTTGTTGCAGGATAAACGGTTGATTGAATACCACTTCGACCGCAACGACACCAATTACTCAGTAGGCGACATCTTCCTGGGCACCGTGAAAAAGGTGATGCCCGGCTTGAACGCGGCTTTTGTGGACATAGGCTACGAAAAAGACGCGTTTCTGCACTACGGCGACCTCGGCGAACAATACAACTCCTTTACGAAGTGGGTGCGCACCGTACAAAGCGGCCGCGCCACCACTGCCGGACTGGAAAAATTCACGTTTGAGCCCCCGCTCGATAAAGTGGGCAAGGCCGAGAGCGTGTTCAAGAAAGGCCAGCAGATTGTGGTGCAGGTCATCAAGGAGCCGATTTCGACCAAAGGCCCCCGCGTGAGCACCGACATTTCGATGGCGGGCCGCTACCTCGTGCTGATGCCGTTTTCGAACACCATCAGCGTCAGCAAGAAAATTGTGAGCAAGGCCGAGCGTGACCGGCTCAAGCGCCTCATCGCCAGCATCAAGCCCAATAACTTCGGCGTCATCATCCGCACCGTGGCGGAAGGGCGTGAGGTGGCCGAGCTGGATAAGGACATGCAGGACATGGTGGCCAAGTGGGAGCAGCTTTATACCACACTCCGCACGGCCAAGCCCAACGACAAGGTCCTGGGCGAGCTGGGCCGCACGTCGTCGATGCTCCGCGATATGCTGAACGAATCCTTCGACAGCATTATGGTGGACGCGCCCGCCATGTACGAGGAGATGCGGGATTACCTGCAGAAGATTGCGCCCGACAAGCTTGGATTGCTGAAGCTGCATAACTCGAAGATTAAAATCTTCGAGCAGACCGGCATCGAAAAGCAGCTTAAGACGCTGTTTGGCAAGACCGTGACCGTACCCGGCGGCGGCTACCTCGTAATTGAGCACACCGAAGCTCTGCACGTCATCGACGTGAACTCGGGCAGCAAGAGCAATCAGGAGAACGACCAGGAAGCTACGGCTTTGATGATTAATTTGCTGGCTGCCAAAGAAGTAGCCCGCCAGCTGCGCCTGCGCGACATGGGCGGCATCATCGTGATTGACTTCATCGACATGCGCTCGGCCGAGAGCCGCAAAAAGGTGGAGGACACGGTGCGCGACGTGATGAAGCTCGACAAAGCCAAATTCACGGTGTTGCCCATCACCAAGTTTGGCCTGCTGCAAATCACCCGCCAGCGGGTGCGGCCAGCCGAGAACATCGTGACCGGCGAGGTGTGCCCCACCTGCGGCGGCACGGGCAAGATTTCGGCTTCCATCCAGGTAACCGACGACATCGACAACAGCATCGACGACCTCCTGGTGAACCAGAACCAGTCGGGCATCACGCTGTCGGTGCATCCGTTCCTGCACGCCTACTACACCAAGGGTCTGGTGTCGCGCCAGATGAAGTGGTACCTCAAGTACTACAAGTGGGTGAAGGTGGTAAAGGACAGCAGCTTGGGCCTCACCGACTATCGTATCGAAGACGAGCGCGGCGAAGAAATCCAGCTGCGTTCCTCAGCAGCGGCCATGAGCCGTTTGCAGGACCGCGAAGTAGAAATCGTGGACTAG
- a CDS encoding glycosyltransferase family 4 protein: protein MHIAVLSQYHTNPDCPATSRHYTLLAHIAKTHRVTLLTTPAWKEQRLTEEFPWVPAGVEIREAKVPYDNKMGPARRALSFAQYAAWAVREGLRIDKPDVIWGISTPLTAAWAAAQVARWRKVPWVFEVQDLWPSFPIAMGAVPTALARQQLYHLEKRLYGSARHILPLSPDMSRYITDLGISSAKVTTVLNGTDLDLAVRATPANVAQLRQEVGLAGKRVILYAGTFGRANDIPTLVAAAEAMAATDADTVWLFLGHGYLEPLIAAAAARWPGHIRLVGGQARHDVFSWFALAAVSVVSFLSLPVLDSNSPAKLYDSLAVGTPVIVTNQGWTKALVEQYNCGWYVPAGEPGALVAQLRALLAQPEALAAAGARGRQLALAAFDRQQLAQQVQGILEASAGSV from the coding sequence ATGCACATCGCCGTTCTCAGCCAGTACCACACCAACCCCGACTGCCCGGCGACCAGCCGGCACTACACGCTGCTGGCCCACATTGCTAAAACGCACCGGGTGACGCTGCTCACTACGCCCGCCTGGAAGGAGCAACGGCTGACCGAGGAGTTTCCGTGGGTGCCGGCCGGCGTGGAAATCCGGGAGGCGAAGGTGCCGTACGACAACAAAATGGGGCCTGCTCGCCGCGCCTTGTCCTTTGCGCAGTATGCGGCGTGGGCCGTGCGCGAAGGGCTGCGCATCGACAAGCCGGACGTAATCTGGGGCATCAGTACGCCGCTTACGGCGGCTTGGGCAGCGGCGCAGGTGGCGCGGTGGCGCAAGGTGCCGTGGGTGTTTGAGGTGCAGGACCTGTGGCCTTCCTTTCCCATTGCCATGGGTGCCGTGCCAACCGCCTTGGCTCGTCAGCAGCTGTATCATCTGGAGAAGCGCCTCTATGGGAGCGCCCGGCACATTCTGCCGCTGTCGCCGGATATGAGCCGTTATATCACTGATTTGGGTATTTCATCCGCAAAGGTGACGACCGTGCTCAACGGCACCGACCTGGATTTGGCTGTGCGGGCGACACCGGCTAACGTAGCTCAACTTCGCCAGGAAGTTGGGCTGGCGGGGAAGCGCGTGATTTTATACGCTGGCACCTTCGGGCGGGCCAACGATATTCCCACATTGGTCGCGGCGGCGGAAGCTATGGCCGCGACCGATGCGGATACGGTGTGGCTGTTTCTGGGCCATGGCTACTTAGAGCCGCTAATTGCGGCAGCGGCAGCCCGCTGGCCGGGGCACATTCGGTTGGTGGGAGGGCAGGCCCGGCACGACGTTTTCAGCTGGTTTGCGCTGGCGGCAGTGTCGGTGGTGTCGTTTTTGAGCTTGCCCGTGCTGGACTCTAACTCGCCGGCCAAGCTTTATGACTCGCTGGCCGTGGGCACGCCGGTGATTGTAACCAACCAGGGCTGGACCAAGGCGCTTGTGGAACAGTACAACTGCGGCTGGTACGTGCCGGCCGGGGAGCCTGGCGCGCTGGTAGCTCAATTACGGGCGCTGCTGGCCCAGCCGGAGGCGCTAGCCGCGGCAGGTGCCCGGGGCCGGCAGTTGGCACTGGCAGCGTTCGACCGCCAGCAGCTGGCTCAGCAGGTACAAGGAATATTGGAAGCGTCAGCCGGCTCGGTATAA
- the mutY gene encoding A/G-specific adenine glycosylase: protein MTKITSRPSFLAAALLAWYPRHSRDLPWRHTRDPYAIWLSEIILQQTRVAQGLPYYETFLAAYPTVQDLAAAPEAEVLRYWQGLGYYSRARNMHLTAQQVVHEYGGRFPSTYAGLLQLRGVGPYTAAAIASFAFDEAVAVLDGNVYRVLARIFGLHSDIAAPSSRKEFQALADQHIPASTPADFNQAIMEFGAIQCTPLKPDCMFCPLQSQCWAFQHGQVALLPVKSKAKASRTRYFHYFVLRHGEQTYLRERREKDIWQGLYDFAMTETTVAELPPAELMRHLDALGVRLDTSQAAEPSSAYRHVLSHQKLEARFHSLVLAQPLPETTLRDLGLRAYSANEIEALPKPKLIANYCSQNA, encoded by the coding sequence TTGACAAAAATAACTTCCCGGCCTTCCTTTCTAGCGGCCGCGCTCCTGGCCTGGTATCCGCGGCATTCCCGCGACCTGCCCTGGCGCCACACCCGTGACCCGTACGCCATTTGGTTGTCGGAAATCATACTACAGCAAACCCGCGTAGCCCAAGGCCTCCCCTATTACGAAACCTTCCTGGCGGCCTACCCCACGGTGCAGGATTTAGCCGCCGCTCCAGAGGCTGAGGTCCTACGCTACTGGCAGGGCTTAGGTTACTATTCGCGGGCTCGCAACATGCACCTTACCGCGCAGCAGGTGGTGCATGAATATGGCGGCCGGTTTCCCAGTACCTACGCCGGCCTGCTGCAGCTGCGCGGCGTGGGGCCCTACACGGCGGCGGCCATTGCCTCCTTTGCTTTTGATGAGGCCGTGGCGGTGCTCGACGGCAATGTGTACCGCGTGCTGGCCCGCATCTTTGGGCTGCATTCAGATATTGCCGCGCCCAGCTCAAGAAAGGAGTTCCAGGCCCTGGCCGACCAGCACATTCCGGCCAGTACCCCGGCCGATTTCAATCAGGCCATTATGGAGTTTGGGGCCATTCAGTGCACGCCCCTAAAGCCCGATTGCATGTTTTGCCCCTTGCAAAGCCAGTGCTGGGCGTTTCAGCACGGCCAGGTAGCCTTACTGCCGGTAAAGAGCAAGGCCAAGGCCTCGCGCACCCGCTACTTCCACTACTTCGTGCTGCGCCACGGCGAGCAGACGTACCTGCGCGAGCGGCGGGAGAAAGACATCTGGCAGGGGCTCTACGACTTTGCCATGACCGAAACCACCGTGGCGGAGCTCCCACCCGCAGAGCTGATGCGCCACCTCGACGCGCTGGGCGTGCGCCTCGACACCAGCCAGGCCGCCGAACCCAGCTCGGCCTACCGCCACGTGTTGAGCCACCAAAAACTGGAAGCGCGCTTCCATTCCCTGGTCTTGGCTCAACCGCTACCCGAAACCACGCTGCGGGACTTAGGGCTCCGTGCCTACTCGGCCAATGAAATCGAGGCCCTGCCCAAGCCCAAGCTAATTGCCAATTATTGCAGCCAGAATGCGTGA
- a CDS encoding single-stranded DNA-binding protein codes for MAGVNKVILVGNLGKDPEVRHLEGGVSVAHFTLATNDYYKDKQGNRVERTEWHNISAWRGLADMADKYLKKGQQVYIEGKLRTRQYQDKDQQTRYITEIIADEISMLGGRPQGATGDASAPATAEPQQSFRQEPEMDQLPF; via the coding sequence ATGGCCGGAGTGAACAAAGTGATTTTGGTAGGCAACCTGGGCAAAGACCCCGAAGTGCGCCATTTGGAAGGCGGTGTGAGCGTGGCTCACTTCACCCTCGCTACCAACGACTATTATAAGGACAAGCAGGGCAATCGGGTGGAGCGCACCGAATGGCACAACATCTCGGCGTGGCGTGGTCTGGCCGATATGGCCGACAAGTACCTGAAGAAGGGCCAGCAAGTGTACATCGAAGGCAAGCTGCGCACCCGCCAGTACCAGGACAAAGACCAGCAGACGCGCTACATCACCGAAATCATCGCCGATGAGATTTCGATGCTGGGCGGCCGGCCGCAGGGGGCCACCGGCGATGCCAGCGCTCCGGCTACTGCCGAGCCGCAGCAAAGCTTCCGGCAGGAACCGGAGATGGACCAGCTGCCGTTTTAG
- a CDS encoding HU family DNA-binding protein: MTKAEVIAEISTKTGIEKADVLMTVEAFFKVVKDSMTEGNNIYVRGFGSFVNKKRARKVARNISKNTSLIIEEHYIPSFKPSKTFVAKIKNSKKVKAVAAKA; encoded by the coding sequence GTGACTAAAGCTGAGGTAATCGCCGAAATCTCTACGAAGACCGGCATCGAGAAAGCAGACGTATTGATGACTGTTGAAGCTTTCTTCAAAGTCGTGAAAGATTCTATGACGGAAGGCAACAACATTTATGTACGCGGCTTTGGCTCGTTCGTAAACAAGAAGCGCGCCCGTAAAGTAGCCCGCAACATCTCGAAAAACACGTCCCTTATCATCGAGGAACACTACATTCCGAGCTTTAAGCCTTCGAAAACCTTCGTGGCAAAAATTAAGAACAGCAAGAAGGTGAAAGCCGTTGCTGCCAAAGCCTAA
- a CDS encoding acyl-CoA dehydrogenase family protein gives MEVTQKAPLKGGEFIIKPTAAQDVFTPADFTEEQNYMHQTCLDFVGTEVQPLLERLDNHEEGLMRGLMEKAGHLGLFGVSVPEQFGGLDMDFPTALRVTEGVGGGHSFPVAFAAHTGIALLPILYFGNEEQKAKYLPGLTSGELMGAYCLTEPGSGSDALGAKTKAVLNAEGTHYVLNGQKMWITNAGFADVFIVFAQIDGDKFTGFIVEKNTPGLSLGNEEHKMGIQGSSTRQVFFADAPVPKENVLGEIGKGHLIAFNVLNIGRIKLAAACLGATKMAATLSVKYANERVQFKMPIAKFGAIRYKLAQQAIRIYAVESAIYRAGSDIYRMEQQLMAEGKGANEALLGAAREFAVECAILKVEGSEVLDYVVDEGVQIYGGYGFSADYPMDRAYRDSRINRIFEGTNEINRLLAVDMILKKGLKGEIDLMGPAMAVQQELLSIPSLSQEEETGLFSKEFKTIANLKKAVLMVAGTAVQKYAATLAKEQELLMNIADMAIKVYTAESTLLRVEKEAGTKGVEALSVQADMARVYLTDTVDTVEKSGKDAIGSMCEGDEQRLLTMGLKRFTKTELLNVRDARRRVAAVLIEANEYAF, from the coding sequence ATGGAAGTAACGCAGAAAGCGCCCCTCAAGGGCGGTGAATTCATAATCAAGCCAACCGCTGCGCAGGACGTTTTCACGCCCGCTGATTTTACCGAAGAGCAGAATTACATGCACCAAACCTGCCTGGACTTCGTCGGGACGGAGGTGCAGCCGCTGCTTGAGCGCCTCGACAACCATGAGGAAGGCCTGATGCGCGGCCTGATGGAAAAAGCGGGCCACCTTGGCCTGTTCGGCGTGAGCGTGCCCGAGCAGTTTGGTGGGCTGGACATGGACTTTCCCACGGCGCTGCGCGTGACCGAGGGGGTAGGCGGGGGCCACTCGTTTCCGGTGGCATTTGCGGCGCACACGGGCATTGCCCTGTTGCCCATCCTGTACTTCGGCAACGAAGAGCAGAAAGCCAAGTACCTGCCCGGCCTCACCAGCGGCGAGCTGATGGGCGCGTACTGCCTCACCGAGCCCGGCTCCGGGTCCGACGCGCTGGGCGCCAAGACCAAGGCCGTGCTCAACGCCGAAGGCACGCACTACGTGCTCAACGGCCAGAAAATGTGGATTACCAACGCCGGCTTTGCCGATGTGTTCATTGTGTTTGCTCAGATCGACGGCGACAAGTTCACCGGCTTCATCGTGGAGAAAAATACGCCCGGCCTGAGCCTCGGCAACGAGGAGCACAAGATGGGCATCCAGGGCAGCAGCACCCGGCAGGTGTTCTTCGCCGATGCTCCCGTGCCGAAGGAAAACGTGCTGGGCGAGATTGGCAAAGGCCACCTCATTGCCTTCAACGTGCTGAACATCGGCCGCATCAAGCTGGCCGCGGCCTGCCTGGGCGCCACCAAAATGGCCGCCACGCTGAGCGTGAAATACGCCAACGAGCGGGTGCAGTTCAAGATGCCGATTGCCAAGTTTGGCGCCATTCGCTACAAGCTGGCGCAGCAGGCCATCCGCATCTACGCCGTGGAATCGGCCATTTACCGCGCCGGTTCCGATATCTACCGCATGGAGCAGCAGCTCATGGCCGAAGGCAAAGGCGCCAACGAGGCCCTGCTCGGCGCGGCCCGCGAGTTTGCCGTGGAGTGCGCCATCCTGAAAGTGGAAGGCTCGGAAGTGCTCGACTACGTGGTAGACGAAGGCGTGCAGATTTATGGCGGCTACGGCTTCTCGGCCGACTACCCCATGGACCGCGCCTACCGCGACTCGCGCATCAACCGCATTTTTGAAGGCACCAACGAAATCAACCGGCTGCTGGCCGTCGACATGATTTTGAAGAAAGGGCTGAAAGGCGAAATCGACCTGATGGGCCCGGCCATGGCCGTGCAGCAGGAGCTGCTGAGCATCCCGAGCCTGAGCCAGGAGGAAGAAACCGGCCTGTTCAGCAAGGAGTTCAAGACCATTGCCAACCTGAAAAAGGCGGTGTTGATGGTAGCCGGCACGGCCGTGCAGAAGTACGCCGCCACCCTGGCCAAAGAGCAGGAACTGCTGATGAACATCGCCGACATGGCCATCAAGGTCTACACGGCCGAGAGCACCTTGCTGCGCGTGGAGAAAGAAGCCGGCACCAAGGGCGTCGAAGCCCTCTCGGTGCAAGCCGACATGGCCCGCGTGTACCTCACCGACACCGTGGACACGGTGGAGAAATCCGGCAAAGACGCCATTGGCAGCATGTGCGAAGGCGACGAGCAGCGCCTGCTGACCATGGGCCTGAAGCGCTTCACCAAAACCGAACTGCTGAACGTGCGCGATGCCCGTCGCCGCGTAGCCGCGGTTCTCATTGAGGCCAACGAGTACGCTTTCTAA
- a CDS encoding porin family protein encodes MKKIFLALLVFVATIHTASAQFEIGLKVSPSITSLRAESPADHAFTSDGSQAGFGGGLVVDYFFGENYAFSTGLLLTGKGGSIKYTDVSSGVTGQSFVVPLKFNTQYLGVPLTVKLFTNEIAPATRLYFQVGGALNVPIGTRINSSKFFKDPATNNENKASDYVYFVDADALVSVGTEYQMAKSTKLFAGISYNRGLVDIDHYFEKSRGFKDVTIKNSGFALDLGIKF; translated from the coding sequence ATGAAAAAAATATTCCTTGCCCTGCTGGTCTTCGTAGCCACCATTCACACCGCTTCAGCTCAATTTGAAATTGGGCTAAAAGTGTCGCCTTCCATTACCAGCCTGCGGGCCGAGTCGCCCGCCGACCACGCCTTCACCAGCGATGGCAGCCAGGCTGGCTTCGGCGGTGGCCTCGTGGTGGATTATTTTTTCGGCGAGAATTACGCGTTTAGCACCGGCTTATTGCTCACCGGCAAAGGCGGCAGCATCAAATACACCGACGTTTCCAGCGGCGTAACGGGCCAGTCGTTTGTGGTCCCGCTGAAGTTTAATACCCAGTATCTGGGCGTGCCGCTCACCGTGAAGCTGTTCACGAATGAAATTGCGCCCGCTACCCGGCTCTACTTCCAGGTAGGTGGTGCATTGAATGTGCCCATTGGCACGCGCATCAACAGCAGCAAGTTCTTTAAGGACCCCGCCACCAACAACGAAAACAAGGCCAGCGACTACGTATACTTCGTCGATGCCGACGCACTAGTTAGCGTGGGCACCGAGTACCAAATGGCAAAAAGCACCAAGCTTTTTGCCGGCATCAGCTACAACCGTGGCTTGGTCGACATCGACCACTACTTCGAGAAAAGCCGTGGCTTCAAAGACGTGACTATCAAGAACAGTGGCTTTGCGCTGGACCTCGGCATCAAGTTCTAG